Sequence from the Bryobacteraceae bacterium genome:
GCGAAAACGAACGGCGCCCGGGAAGCAATGGCGCCGCGATCTTTGAGGATCGCGAGATAAGTGTCGAAGGCGATCCGGCCGAGCGTCACCACCACGCGAACATAGCCGAGCAGATCGATCTCCCGCTCCAGATACGGCCGGCATCGCCGCAATTCCTCCGGGAGCGGTTTGTTGTCCGGCGGGGCGCAGCGCGCTGAGGCGGCGATGTAGAGGCCGCGCAGCGAAAGGCCGTCGCCGCGGTGGGTGGAGCCGGGCTGCGAGGCGAAGCCGGTGGCGTGGAGGGCGGCATACAGAAAATCGCCGGACGCATCGCCGGTGAACATGCGGCCGGTGCGGTTGGCGCCATGCGCGCCGGGCGCCAATCCGATGACCAGCACGCGCGCGGCCGGGTCGCCAAAGGAGCGCACGGGGCGCCCCCAGTAGGTCCAGTCGCGGTAAGCGCGGCGCTTCGTCTCAGCGACGTTTCGGCAGTGCTCCCGCAGACGGGGACAAAGCTCGCAGGCGGTGATCTCGTCTTGCAGGATTTCCAGCGCGGACGGCATCGGGGCGAACGAGAAGAGTACCATACGAACATGCAGCGTCGACGATTCGTCACCACCGCCGCGGCCGCCACCATGGCCGCGCACGCTCCCGCCGCCCCGAAAGACTCGCTCGCCATTCTTGGCGGGACTCC
This genomic interval carries:
- a CDS encoding uracil-DNA glycosylase, whose translation is MVLFSFAPMPSALEILQDEITACELCPRLREHCRNVAETKRRAYRDWTYWGRPVRSFGDPAARVLVIGLAPGAHGANRTGRMFTGDASGDFLYAALHATGFASQPGSTHRGDGLSLRGLYIAASARCAPPDNKPLPEELRRCRPYLEREIDLLGYVRVVVTLGRIAFDTYLAILKDRGAIASRAPFVFAHDRVYDTTPGNPKLIASYHPSQQNTSTGRLTAPMLRSVFRRAAKLAAA